A part of Astatotilapia calliptera chromosome 15, fAstCal1.2, whole genome shotgun sequence genomic DNA contains:
- the ylpm1 gene encoding YLP motif-containing protein 1 isoform X1, with amino-acid sequence MYPTWGNYGAPQSQNYGGAGPRKPLAGSHTGQAPGFGGFEASSSGSLFSSLQEQHLQQMQQLQMLHQKQLQSVLQHGNNASTAAPAYGVAHAGGYVGSSWRPEGPAHVDSGAGAQSYFKPEETSATRVPPAPKQGHQQPPPLPPQPHPTDTQPVPPPPEPQPSKPPENSSPPKPKEAPTAEDEKSLPLQEQQQLWYKQHLQNLQKLKQERAKQNQKDGDGSFPLPPPPGKTAPPPPPLEPPKSTPPPPPPKEEPPTPPPLPEEVRSENVGKPPTFTDTPEVPKDPEEAARLQQLQAAAAHWQQVQQQRAGLQYQALMQQHEKLQQILEQYQRLIQQPANLQSMSAELQLRHYEMQQQQFTPLFQDWNHSFTLWYEQFQSYPHKDQLQDYGHQWKQWKEQMNATNAHLQERVATLTAMVPFASSQYNSGMMGQYGQYPVQDTPLQQSVNPGMQQTPVTVGPRLQGPQPTGFVTHSESPAVPSVRGSAPSGIGVQPPVPPVVQPPSFNNVRGPQVNNPRFEQPHQRFDGPPRFDQPQQRFDGPSRFDHPQQRFDGPPRFDQPPNRFDGPPRFDQPRHRFDGPPRFDQQRQRFDGPARFDQPRFGQPPRFDSTRLTGPSPRLECPPNLQEKQQQGMLPKVEPVTPQPPTPDSKTPEKSSDKPLSENEKDKLKLVDKSASEDMTDDNLLSTEGFFVQSEPIPQTLQTDTKPEDSNSSVTLDKGEKSEPVNSKPPVNTSSAVTSNTTTQNSQKPDGPLGNSKPPQIPKSSGIQPEPQKQSKLDPPKPPPGRGRGQPPVPSQVRGRGRGQRSSGEFKGQNTVPIGEEMGEMPYDYMPPEENVGMQEEQENYYWQDPSHEQFGGEESEMPPEEMWMPEEHHFTEEEYYQEPIGGPHMGRGRPPMMRGRPPMPRGGPPMGRGGPPMGRGGPLMGRGGPPMGRGGPPMGRGGPPMGRGGPPMVRGGPPMVRGGPPMGRGGPPMSRGGPPMARGGPPMARGGPPMGRGLPMGRGGPPMGKEEPVDRHWEEAESNEYLEDEDPYWIERRPPMRGMRPPFPPGRGRPPRGHPGFMLQGRGRPHFPPHGPIDHEPLGHGMESDDSNMDPSMHPMYHGHEPPSHAMHPDVGRGRRRVPPPPHEMIDHLEEPIYDEGTEGELDWQPPPGRGPPPPPHEILDREGLRRRPMGRGIGRGMWPPGPTHEDYEEGYKEGYAVDYDHGEDGYRCRPPPDYHPDDCRRDARYHESEWDREHALSERDYPPRKAPSEPFREPHWQEERERGHPYQYDELERGRGELRIREYRDEPPYRKDETSYPPPSDWERPSRRPPLPERGYPIDYEDRRPRYEEQREEIPLHIPPPTAAPVTNLPESSVEAASGANVLALSQRQHEIILKAAQELKLIRELQEGKTSGSESKPAQTDVLPDLPAGLLGLEIPPEVRNALKGMTATTQTTAAESVPRDIKSTATHYQPSFPAPAVPVIPKTVDYGHGHEPGTTVERISYGERIVLRPDPVPSDRGYEKEPLRDPYGRDSYYERRSDPYMDRREYSRERELYREKPEYERERFDRERYPLRERDDSTQAMNDERSPLASSLRSGYRERDRDVRDRDRSGSRDPDEHYGRPGYDRPPYERAILERTGPERYSHSPSPYMDRRSYPDDRGPPTAPPVPPPQPPPRVEKKPEIKNIDDILKLPGRLSRPERIVIIMRGLPGSGKTHVAKLIRDKEVECGGAPPRVLVLDDYFMTEVEKVEKDPDTGKRVKKKAMEYEYELEMEDTYRSSMLKTFKKTLDDGFFPFIILDTINDRVKHFDQFWSAAKTKGFEVYLAEITADTQTCAKRNVHGRTLKDIMKMSNNWEPSPRHMVRLDVRSLLQDAAIEEVEMEDFNPDDEPKEPKREEEEESDLGYIPKSKWEMDTSEAKLDKLDGLGSGGKRKREGEHMAGLEDYLQLPDDYATRMSEPGKKRVRWADLEEQKDADRKRAIGFVVGQTDWEKITDESGQLAQRALNRTKYF; translated from the exons ATGTATCCTACCTGGGGAAATTACGGTGCACCTCAGTCCCAAAACTATGGAGGTGCTGGGCCCCGTAAGCCACTGGCTGGCAGCCACACTGGCCAGGCTCCCGGATTCGGCGGTTTCGAGGCCTCTTCCAGCGGCTCGTTGTTTTCCAGCTTGCAGGAGCAGCACCTCCAGCAGatgcagcagctgcagatgCTCCACCAGAAACAGCTCCAGTCTGTATTACAACACGGCAACAATGCCAGTACTGCTGCTCCTGCATACGGCGTTGCACACGCTGGTGGGTACGTGGGGTCGTCGTGGCGTCCAGAAGGACCTGCACATGTAGACAGCGGCGCTGGCGCTCAGTCCTACTTTAAACCAGAAGAGACTTCAGCGACGAGAGTACCCCCTGCTCCCAAACAGGGTCACCAGCAGCCTCCTCCACTTCCTCCGCAACCGCATCCCACCGATACCCAGCCTGTGCCTCCCCCTCCAGAGCCGCAGCCATCAAAGCCACCAGAGAACAGCAGTCCTCCCAAACCCAAGGAGGCCCCCACGGCAGAAGACGAGAAATCCTTACCGTTGCAG gagcagcagcagctctggtaCAAACAGCATCTTCAGAATCTGCAGAAACTGAAGCAAGAGAGAGCCAAACAGAATCAGAAAGATGGAGATGGCTCTTTTCCCCTGCCACCACCCCCAGGCAAAACAGCTCCTCCGCCCCCTCCATTAGAACCACCAAAAAGCACACCACCACCCCCGCCGCCTAAAGAGGAACCTCCAACACCGCCACCACTACCTGAGGAAGTAAGG AGTGAAAATGTAGGAAAACCACCTACATTTACAGACACA CCTGAAGTACCAAAAGACCCAGAGGAAGCTGCTCGCCTTCAGCAGTTACAGGCTGCAGCAGCACACTGGCAACAAGTTCAACAGCAGAGAGCCGGTTTACAATATCAGGCTCTCATGCAACAACATGAGAAGCTTCAGCAGATTCTGGAGCAATACCAACGCCTCATTCAACAGCCTGCAAACCTACAG TCAATGTCTGCAGAATTGCAGCTGAGGCACTACGAAATGCAACAGCAACAGTTCACACCTCTATTCCAAGACTGGAATCACTCCTTCACCCTGTGGTATGAGCAATTCCAGAGCTATCCTCATAAAGACCAACTGCAGGATTATGGGCATCAGTGGAAACAGTGGAAGGAACAGATGAATGCAACAAATGCCCACCTTCAAGAAAGAGTGGCTACTCTCACTGCCATGGTACCGTTTGCGTCAAGCCAATATAATAGTGGAATGATGGGACAGTATGGCCAGTACCCTGTACAAGACACGCCTTTGCAGCAGTCAGTAAACCCAGGTATGCAGCAGACCCCTGTTACTGTTGGTCCAAGACTTCAAGGTCCACAGCCTACTGGTTTTGTAACACATTCAGAATCACCTGCTGTGCCCTCAGTTCGAGGAAGTGCCCCTAGTGGCATAGGAGTCCAACCCCCAGTTCCCCCAGTTGTTCAGCCACCAAGTTTCAACAATGTCAGGGGTCCACA GGTAAACAACCCCAGATTTGAACAACCACATCAGCGATTTGATGGACCCCCAAGGTTTGACCAACCGCAACAGCGATTTGATGGGCCTTCAAGATTTGACCACCCACAACAACGCTTTGATGGTCCTCCAAGGTTTGACCAACCACCTAACCGTTTTGATGGTCCCCCTCGATTTGACCAACCAAggcatcgttttgatggtccaCCTAGATTCGATCAACAACGGCAACGGTTTGATGGACCGGCCAGATTTGATCAACCTCGATTTGGGCAGCCACCTAGGTTTGATTCCACAAGGCTCACTGGCCCTTCACCTCGTCTTGAATGTCCACCAAaccttcaagaaaaacagcagcaaggAATGCTGCCTAAGGTGGAACCAGTCACTCCGCAACCTCCAACTCCAGATTCTAAGACTCCAGAAAAATCGTCTGATAAGCCGctatctgaaaatgaaaaagataaaTTGAAATTGGTTGATAAGAGCGCTTCTGAAGATATGACAGATGACAACTTACTTTCaactgagggtttttttgtccAAAGTGAACCAATTCCTCAGACATTACAAACAGATACAAAACCTGAGGATTCAAATAGCAGTGTTACTTTGGACAAAGGTGAGAAATCTGAACCTGTTAACAGTAAGCCCCCTGTAAATACTAGTTCTGCTGTTACATCAAACACTACAACACAAAATTCGCAAAAACCAGATGGACCACTGGGAAACAGCAAACCACCACAGATTCCAAAGTCCTCAGGAATCCAACCAGAGCCACAAAAGCAGTCAAAACTAGATCCTCCAAAACCTCCCCCTGGTCGGGGACGAGGCCAGCCCCCAGTGCCTAGCCAGGTGCGCGGACGAGGACGTGGGCAGAGGAGCAGTGGAGAGTTTAAGGGACAAAACACTGTACCAATTGGGGAAGAGATGGGGGAAATGCCTTATGATTACATGCCCCCTGAAGAAAATGTGGGTATGcaagaagaacaagaaaactACTATTGGCAAGATCCTTCACATGAACAGTTTGGTGGTGAGGAATCAGAAATGCCCCCAGAAGAAATGTGGATGCCAGAAGAACATCACTTCACAGAGGAAGAGTACTATCAAGAGCCAATAGGAGGACCCCACATGGGGAGAGGTAGGCCTCCAATGATGAGAGGAAGGCCCCCAATGCCTAGAGGTGGTCCTCCCATGGGAAGAGGTGGTCCTCCCATGGGAAGAGGTGGACCCCTTATGGGTCGGGGAGGTCCTCCTATGGgtcgaggaggaccaccaatgGGTAGGGGAGGACCACCAATGGGTAGGGGAGGGCCACCAATGGTTAGGGGAGGGCCACCAATGGTTAGGGGAGGGCCACCAATGGGCAGAGGTGGACCACCAATGAGTAGAGGTGGACCACCCATGGCCAGAGGAGGTCCACCCATGGCCAGAGGAGGTCCACCTATGGGAAGAGGATTACCCATGGGAAGAGGAGGACCACCTATGGGAAAGGAAGAACCAGTGGACAGACACTGGGAAGAAGCTGAATCAAATGAGTACTTAGAGGATGAAGACCCTTACTGGATTGAAAGGAGACCACCAATGAGAGGCATGAGACCTCCATTTCCTCCTGGTCGGGGTCGTCCCCCACGTGGTCACCCTGGTTTCATGCTTCAAGGACGAGGCCGCCCCCATTTCCCACCACATGGGCCAATAGATCACGAGCCATTAGGCCACGGAATGGAATCTGATGATTCCAATATGGATCCATCAATGCATCCCATGTACCATGGACATGAACCCCCTAGCCATGCGATGCATCCTGACGTAGGACGAGGCAGGCGTCGTGTGCCACCACCACCTCATGAAATGATAGATCATTTGGAGGAGCCAATATACGATGAGGGAACGGAAGGAGAATTAGATTGGCAGCCACCACCTGGCAGaggtcctccaccacctccacatGAGATACTAGATAGGGAAGGACTGAGGAGGAGACCTATGGGTCGGGGAATAGGAAGAGGTATGTGGCCGCCAGGTCCAACACATGAGGATTATGAAGAAGGTTATAAAGAGGGTTATGCCGTAGATTATGATCATGGGGAAGATGGGTATCGCTGTCGGCCACCACCAGACTATCATCCTGATGACTGTCGTCGTGATGCCAGGTATCATGAGTCTGAGTGGGACAGAGAGCATGCTCTCTCAGAGAGGGACTATCCCCCCCGCAAGGCACCATCAGAGCCATTCAGAGAACCCCACTGGcaagaggaaagagaaagaggtcACCCATATCAATATGATGAACTTGAGCGGGGGAGAGGAGAACTCAGAATTCGTGAATACAGGGATGAGCCACCTTACCGGAAGGATGAAACATCTTACCCACCTCCTTCAGACTGGGAGAGGCCTTCCAGACGTCCTCCACTGCCAGAGAGAGGGTATCCAATAGACTATGAAGATCGTAGACCTCGCTATGAGGAACAAAGAGAAGAAATTCCTTTGCATATACCTCCACCTACAGCTGCACCTGTCACAAACCTGCCTGAGAGTTCAGTTGAAGCAGCCAGTGGAGCAAATGTACTTGCCCTTTCCCAACGCCAACATGAGATCATCTTGAAAGCTGCTCAAGAGCTTAAACTAATAAG GGAATTGCAGGAGGGTAAAACCTCTGGTAGTGAATCCAAGCCTGCACAAACTGATGTTCTGCCAGATTTGCCTGCTGGTCTTCTTGGATTAGAGATTCCACCAGAAGTCAGGAATGCTCTGAag GGTATGACTGCAACAACTCAGACAACTGCAGCTGAATCTGTGCCTCGCGATATAAAATCTACTGCCACACATTATCAGCCGTCATTCCCTGCACCTGCAGTGCCGGTTATTCCAAAGACGGTTGATTATGGTCATGGTCATG AGCCTGGAACCACGGTTGAGCGGATCTCTTATGGTGAGAGGATTGTGTTGAGGCCTGACCCAGTGCCATCGGACCGGGGCTATGAAAAGG AACCACTCAGAGATCCTTACGGCAGAGACTCATATTACGAAAGACGATCAGACCCTTACATGGACCGCCGGGAGTACAGCAGAGAGAGGGAATTATACAGAGAGAAGCCAGAATATGAAAGAGAAAGATTTGACAGGGAGCGCTACCCCCTGAGAGAAAGAGATGACAG CACTCAGGCCATGAATGATGAAAG ATCTCCACTGGCATCTTCTCTACGCTCCGGATACAGGGAGAGGGACCGGGATGTTCGAGATAGGGACCGTAGTGGCAGCCGTGATCCAGATGAACATTATGGGAGGCCAGGTTATGATAGACCTCCATATGAGCGTGCTATACTTGAGCGTACTGGGCCTGAACGTTACAGCCATAGCCCATCACCTTACA TGGACAGAAGAAGTTATCCAGATGACAGAGGGCCCCCCACTGCACCACCAGTCCCACCTCCACAACCTCCCCCACGTGTTGAGAAGAAGCCGGAAATCAAGAATATCGACGATATCCTTAAACTACCTGGCAGATTGTCTCGCCCTGAAAGG ATTGTCATAATCATGAGGGGGCTTCCAGGAAGCGGAAAAACCCATGTTGCAAAGCTCATACGG GACAAAGAGGTTGAATGTGGCGGTGCACCTCCCCGAGTTCTTGTTTTAGATGATTATTTCATGACAGAGGTTGAGAAAGTTGAGAAGGACCCAGACACTGGGaagagggtaaaaaaaaag GCTATGGAGTACGAGTATGAGCTGGAGATGGAGGATACTTACCGGAGCAGCATGCTTAAAACGTTTAAGAAAACCTTGGATGATggcttttttcctttcattattTTAGACACTATTAATGACAGGGTTAAACATTTTGATCAGTTCTGGAGTGCAGCTAAAACTAAAGGCTTTGAG GTGTATTTGGCTGAAATCACTGCAGACACTCAGACTTGTGCAAAGCGGAATGTCCATGGGCGCACGCTTAAGGATATAATGAAG ATGTCTAATAACTGGGAGCCTTCACCACGTCACATGGTGCGCTTGGATGTCCGGTCCCTGCTGCAGGATGCTGCTATAGAGGAG gtTGAAATGGAAGATTTCAACCCTGATGACGAGCCCAAGGAACCcaagagagaagaggaagaagagagtgaTCTG